A stretch of Aythya fuligula isolate bAytFul2 chromosome 1, bAytFul2.pri, whole genome shotgun sequence DNA encodes these proteins:
- the LOC116488021 gene encoding cyclin-dependent kinase inhibitor 1-like, which produces MERRPEKTACARRNLFGPVDHKQLQQDFQHMLHNGAKGTQQKWNFDFLQDRPVEGLLQWEGLEGRKVPAFYSCVVGEARRPLQHLYWPLDGEDNSHHFAQIALTEKPKTSMKIGAKRIPEGKKRRQTSLTDYYSAKKKIKTHTQAAAKKPTF; this is translated from the exons atgGAGCGGAGGCCAGAGAAGACCGCATGTGCTCGGAGGAACCTCTTTGGCCCCGTAGACcacaagcagctgcagcaggacttCCAGCACATGCTGCACAATGGTGCAAAGGGGACTCAGCAGAAGTGGAACTTCGATTTCCTGCAGGACAGGCCAGTGGAGGGGCTACTGCAGtgggaagggctggagggccGCAAGGTGCCTGCTTTCTACAGCTGTGTGGTGGGAGAGGCTCGGAGACCACTACAGCACTTGTACTGGCCCTTGGACGGGGAAGACAACAGTCACCACTTTGCACAGATAGCACTGACAGAGAAGCCCAAAACTTCCATGAAAATAGGAGCCAAGAGGATcccagaaggaaagaaaagaagacagacATCTTTAACAG ATTACTActcagcaaagaagaaaatcaagacaCATACACAAGCTGCTGCAAAGAAGCCaactttctga